The genomic stretch CTCTGGCGGGCCTGATCGTACGCGTGACGACGCCGCCGGTACCGCCGTCGTCCTCCGCGGTCTCGAAGCCGTACGCGCCCGCGTCGCCCCCTGCGCCCCCGCCCGCGTACGCACCGCCCCCGTGGCTCCCGGTTCCGTACGGCCCGTCCGCGTACCCGTCGTACCTCCCGTACGCTCCGTTCTCGTACGCCCCGTACGGGCCCTCCCCGTACGCCCCCTCCGCGCCCGTATCCGCCCCTGTACCCCCCCGCTGCCCGCGTTTGGGCCGCCCCCGGCTACCCATGGCTGCCTGCCGGTCCCGGTATGCCGTCGAAGGCACGCGGGCGGTGCAGGGCCGTCCAGTGGCCCACCGGCCAGGCGATCCAGTCGGCGCGGCCGATCACCTTGCCGACCGGAACGGTGCCGCCGCCCGGTTCGCCGAGGTGGTCCCGTGAGTCACGTGATCTGCCGCGGTGGTCTCCCATGACCCACAGTTTCCCCTCCGGCACCACGATGTCGAACGCGTCGGAGGACGGCGCGTCCCCTGGATACAGATAGCCCTCGGCCACCGGCTCGCCGTTCACCTTGATCCGCCCCCGCTTGTCGCAGCAGGTCACCCGGTCCCCGCCGACGCCGATGACACGCTTGATGTAGTCGGTGGCCGGGGGCTCGGCCAGGCCCAGCGCCGCGCCCGCCCCCCTGACCAGCCCCGTGACCGGGTTCTCCGACGGTTCGCTCTGCAGGAACGAGCCGGTGCCGTCGAAAACGATCACGTCGCCCCGGCGCGGCTCGCCGCCGAAGCGGTACGCCAGCTTGTTCACCAGCACCCGGTCGCCGATCCGCAGGGTGTTCTCCATGGAGGAGCTGGGGATCAGGAAGGGCTGTACGACGAAGGCGCTGAGCAGCAGCACAAACGCCACGCAGACGGCCAGCAGCAGCACGGGCCGGTGCCACAGGGCCGCCAGGGCCGCCGCCGGCCGGGACATGAGCCGTCGCAGGCGGGGCGCCCGGCGCGGAGAGGCCGCTTCCTGTGGGGACGTGCCCTGGGCCGTCCGCTCCTCGGAGGCAGGCCGGCCGGCCTCGTCCTCCTTCTCGGAGGAAGGGCGTTCGGGAAAACACGCGGAGCGCGACCCCTGCTCCGGCCCCTGCTCGGGGGCGGGAGAGCGGTCGCGCTCCGAAAGCTGTGCGTCGGTGTCCATCGGACCCTGAGCCTATCCGGCCGGTCCAGGACGCCGGACGTCTGTTCAGCTGTCGCGCTTCTCCTTGATCTTCGCAGCCTTGCCGCGCAGCTCACGGAGGTAGTACAGCTTGGCGCGACGCACGTCACCGCGGGTCACCAGCTCGATCTTCTCCACGATCGGGGTGTGCACGGGGAAGGTGCGCTCGACGCCGACGGAGAAGCTGACCTTGCGGACCGTGAAGGTCTCGCGCACGCCGGCGCCCTGGCGGCGGATGACGACGCCCTTGAACTGCTGCACACGGGAGCGGTTGCCCTCGATGACGCGCACGTGGACGTTGACGGTGTCGCCCGGGCGGAAGGCCGGGATGTCGCTGCGCAGCGACGCGGAGTCGACGGAGTCGAGAAGGTTCATGACCCACTGCTTTCTTCGTTGATGCCACAGGTCATCAACGGAACCGGAAGTTCAGATGAGGTTGCCGTTCCGTCGGGCGGGCGTCGTTCCCCCTGTGGCAGGGGCGCGCGCCGGACGCACACAGCAGCGGCCTATTCTTCCACGGCGTCCCGGGTACGCCCAAATCGACCGTCCGTTCCCTCGGCCCACCCCAGGATGGAGAGGGTTTCGCGGTCCTTCTTGTCGAAGGCGGCCGGGTCGGCGCGCTCGATGAGGTCGGGGCGGTTGCGGTCGGTACGGCGGAACGCCTCGTCGCGGCGCCAGCGGGCGATCTTGCCGTGGTGGCCGCTGAGCAGGACCTCGGGGATGCCGCGGCCGCGCCACTCGGGCGGCTTCGTGTAGACCGGTCCCTCCAGGAGGTCCGCCATCGCACCGGGGGCGAAGGAGTCGTCCTGGTGGGAGGCCGAATTGCCCAGTACGCCGGGCAGCAGCCGGGCGATGGCCTCGACCATGACGAGCACCGGGGCCTCACCTCCCGCGAGCACATAGTCGCCGATGGAGACCTCGCGGACGTCCACGCGGTCGCCGTACTCCTCGATGACGCGGCGGTCGATGCCCTCGTAACGCGCCGGGGTGAAGACCAGCCAGGGCTTCTCGGAGAGCTCGACGGCAAGCTGCTGAGTGAAGGGCCGGCCGCTCGGCGTGGGGACGACGATGACCGGCTCGCCCTCCTGGGAGTCGATGACCGAGTCCAGCGCCTCGCCCCACGGCTCGGGCTTCATGACCATGCCGGGGCCGCCGCCGTACGGCGTGTCGTCGACGGTGTTGTGCTTGTCGTGGGTCCAGTCCCGCAGGTCGTGGATGCGCACGTCGAGCTGGCCGCGGGCGCGCGCCTTGCCGACCAGGGAGACGTTGAGCGGTTCCAGGTACTCCGGGAAGATCGTGACGATGTCGAGCCGCATCACACGTCCTCGCCCGCGTCACGGGCCGAGGCCACCTCGGCCCGGCTGTCGTCGAGCAGGCCGGCCGGGGGGTCGACGACGGCCTTCTGCTGCGCCAGGTCGATCTCCGGCACGATCTCGGAGACGAACGGGATCATGATCTCGCCACCGTCCGGGCGCCGGACGATCAGCAGGTCCTGGTAGGGCAGGTGGGAGATCTCGGTGATGCGTCCGACGGGCGTGCCGTCGGTGGTGACCACGTCGAGATCGATGAGCTGGTGGTCGTAGAACTCCTCGGGGTCCTCGGGGACCTCCTCGGGGTCGACCTCCGCGATCAGCAGCGTGTTGCGCAGCGCCTCGGCGCCCGTACGGTCGCGGACGCCCTCGAAGCGCAGCAGCAGGCGCCCGCTGTGCACCCGGCCGGTCTCGATGGTCAGCGGGCCGGCGGTGGGCGGGTCCGTGGCGAGTACGGCGCCGGGTGCGAGTCGCAGTTCCGGCTCGTCGGTCCGCACCTCGACGGTGACCTCGCCCTTGATGCCGTGGGCGCGGCCGATCCGCGCGACTACCAGCTGCACAGTGGCCCCTCTTCGCGGCGGCCGCCGCCGCTCGCGCGGTGGTCGTGCTCGCCGTCGTGGTTCATCGATCGGTGATTTCGGTCATACGGACATCGTCGCAGACGCCTATGACAACGGGCCGGGGTGAGCCGTAGCCCTCCCCGGCCCGTGCCGGTACTGCCTGGTCCGGGGGCTCGCCCCGGTTCTGCTCAGCGGACCTGGTCCACGTCGACGAGGTCGACCCGGATACCACGGCCGCCGATGGCGCCTACGACCGTTCGCAGGGCGCGCGCGGTGCGGCCGTTGCGGCCGATCACCTTGCCGAGGTCGTCGGGGTGGACCCGGACCTCCAGCACGCGCCCGCGGCGCAGGGTGCGCGAGGCGACCTGCACGTCGTCGGGGTTGTCGACGATGCCCTTTACGAGGTGCTCGAGGGCCTCCTCGAGCATGATCAGGACTCGGTCGACTCAGAGGTGGACTCGGCCTCGGCCTCGTCCGCCTTCTTGTCAGCCTTCTTCGCCTTCGGGGTGATGGCCTCACCCTTCGGCTCGTCGCCGGCGTCCTTGGCCAGGGCCTCGAACAGGGCGCTCTTGTCGGCCTTCGGCTCGGCGACCTTCATCGGCGCCGGGGCGGGCAGGCCCTTGAACTTCTGCCAGTCACCGGTGACCTTGAGGATGGCCAGGACGGGCTCGGTCGGCTGCGCGCCGACACCCAGCCAGTACTGGACACGCTCGGAGTCGACCTCGATGCGCGACGGGTTCTGCACCGGGTGGTACAGACCGATCTCCTCGATGGCCCGGCCGTCACGGCGGGTACGGGAGTCGGCGACGATGATGCGGTAGTGAGGCGCGCGGATCTTGCCCAGACGCTTCAGCTTGATCTTGACTGCCACGGGAGTGGTGTCTCCTGGTCTTGACGTGGTTGGGCACAACGGGATGCCACGTGGGGTTGCGGTACTCGGAGTGCCCGATGGACGCGCCAGCCGGAGGAGAGAGGGGTCCTGTGCGACTGTCGAGTACAGCTAGCCATTGTGCCACACCACTCCAGGTCAGCCGACCGCGGCCACCTCGGGAATCCGGAACGGCTTGCCGCAGCCGCCGCAGACGATGGGCGCCTGCGCCAGCACGGACGGGACGACCCGGACATTCCTGCCGCAATCACAGACAGCCTTGACGCGTACACCGCCACCGGATGAGCCATGCCGAGCGGCCGGCCCCCGGAAGCTTCGGGCACTGTCGGCCGTGGTCGCGGCGGAGTGCGCCTTGAGGGCTCTGGCGAGCCGCTCGATGGTGGGACGGTAGCGCCTTCGGGCCTCGGGGTTGAGCGTGACCAGCGAGAAGCCGCTGCTCGGATGCGGCTCGTCGACGTGGTCGAGGCCCAACTCCTCGGCGATCGCGAGGAATCGACGGTTGTGGTAGCGGCCTGCGCGCGAGGTGTCGCGGACGCCGCGGGCGGCGGCGATGCCGTGGACTGCCTCGTGCAGCAGCCGTTCGAAGGAGAGCTCGGCGCCACAGGCGGACGACGACTCCCCGATCAAGGACTCGGGCGCGGCCAGGTCCGGCAGCTCGGGGTGGTGCCGTTGAATGTCGGCCCACGCGAGCGCCAGCTCGGCGGCGAGAACAGGCGGTGTCGTGCTCACGTCGTGACAACGAGCCGGGCCCATCCAGTGTTCCGATTACGGGGCATCTCAAATAATTTGCACGTACCGGTCAGTTTCTGGTCATGGGTTTCGAGGACGGCGTGTGCGCAGAACTGCGGAGAAGGCGCGCGCCAGGTGGCAAGCCGGGGCGTACCCGCGCGTACGCCCCGGCGCGTAAGAGATGTGTACGCGCCGGGGCATCGGTGGCCCATGGGTCGCGACGTGACCCCGGTGGAATCCGGTGGGACCCGGCGGCGTGCGCGACGATCGCGATGCTATCGGGAGGCGTGTCGGCACCCGGCACCGCCCCGCCGTCTGTTTGCAGACACCGTACGGCTCTCGTACGCCCGGCGGATGGGCTCCGCGGGCAGCGGGGGTGCCGGCCCTGTCGGAGAACGCGCCCGTTCCGGACGCCGCCCCGGTGGTGCCTCCCCATGGACACCGGACCCGAGCGGCGCGCCGCCGCTTCCGCTCACAGCCCTGCCGAGATGCCTCCCGCCGCAGTACGCCAGCGCCCCGAACCCCTGTTGTGTACGGGAAATACCGTCCACCTGTGATGTGAGCAGAGGCGCTTTCGTCCTGACGTATGTGTTGCGGGCGCGACAGTTTGCGTCACCGTCCCGAAAAGCACCCCGGCGCACCGAGGGGCGCGCGGGAGACAACCCCGGCGCACCCCTGGACTCAGGCACGGATGGGGAGTTGTCTGGAATGCGGGGGGCGCACGACGCGAACACAGGGGCGGGACACGGGGGCGATCGATCACTGACAGCTTCGGGTTCTCGGCGGATTGGGGCGCTTTCGATGACACCCACGCTCGTACGGCATCACCTCCGGCAGTCCGGCTCTCCCGGCTCGTACGGCTCCACGGCACCGGCCGATCCCTGCGCGCGCGCCCGTGACTGGGCCGAGATCCAGGAACGGATGCTGGTGCCGCTGTACGAGGCCGTCTACGACCGGATGGATGTCGGGACGCACACCAGGCTGCTGGGCCTGGGCTGCGGTTCCGGGCTCGCGCTGCTGATCGCCGCTGCCCGCGGCGCGCAGGTCTGCGGTGTGGACCTGGACGAACAACGGCTGGATCTCGCGCGGCAACGACTGGCACCCGACTCCGCGCGCGAGGCCCGGGACGACGCGATGCGTGCCACCGTACTGGCATGCGGGGGCCCGGAACGGGCTGCGGACCCCGGCGGCGGCTCCTTCAATATGGTGACGGCCTTTCACCCGGTGGGCTGCGTCAGCAGCATCGAGGGCCTGACCGCTTCTCTGGTGACGGCGGCCGGACTCACGGAGCACGGCAGTCCCGTGGTGCTGGGCGGCTGGGGCCCGGTGGAGCGGTGCGCCACGGCGAGCGTGCTGCGGGTGGCCCAGCGGCTGGCCGACCCCTTGCGCACGGCGGGCGGCTGGCGGCCCAGCGGCCGGGACGATCTTGAGGAGTTGGCCGACCGGGTGGGCCTGCGGCCCGACGGCTCGGGCCGGGTGGCCTGCCCGTTCGGCTACGGCGACCTGCCGAGCGCGGTGCGAGGGCTGCTGTCCACGGGTCTGTTCGACGCTGCGCTGGAGGTCACCGACCAGGCGCAGGTGGAGAAGGAGCTGAGCGAGGCGCTGCATCCGCACCAGCGTCCGGACGGCACGGTCTGGATGCCGAATGTGTTCCGCTATCTCATCGCCCGCACGTGACTCCTACGATCCCCGCCCAGGCTGCCGACGTTGCCGATGATCTGACGCCCTGAACTCCGATAACCCGCCACTGCCAGTACGTCCGCCCGTCCCTCGCCGAGGCTTCGCCGGCCGCGGCGCGGGCTTCCGGAACGGCCGGCCCACGCCGTGCCGCACGCTGCCCGTGCCGCGCTCCGCAGCCGTCCTTACGCCGTTGCGGCATGCGGCGCGGACGGCCACCGCGGCGATGGTGTCGTCACGCCCCTTCCCCCTTGCCCGCAACCGCGAGGACGCCGAGCGCGTCATCGCGGGGCCCCACGCGTTCACCCTCGCGAGCGATCCCCAATATCCAGAATTCTGTTTACTGTGATTTCCATGAACAGCATCGACGAACGGTTCCTGACCCGCAACGGACACGCCGCCAGGCGGCTCGCCGCCCTCCTGATCAATCAGCCCACCGAAGGCGAGGCCGCACGACTCCCCCGAGTGCGCGACCTGGCCGCGCGCCTCGGGGTCGGCAACGGCACGGTGCAGGCCGCGCTCCAACTCCTGGAGGAATCGGGGGCGATAGACACGGTGGCCCGCGGACACCTCGGCACCTTCCTGGTCCGTTCCGACCGCGCCATACTGTGGCGCCTCGCGGGTCTGGGCACCGTTCTCGCCGCGATGCCGTTGCCCCACTCGCGTCGTCACGAGGGCCTGGCGACCGGCTTGCGCGGCGCGTTCGAGAAGACCGGCGCGCCCTTCGCGATCACCTTCATGCGCGGTGCGGCGACCCGCGTGGCGGCCCTGCTGGAGGGGAAGGCCGATCTGGCGGTGCTGTCCCGCTTCTCCGCCGACGCGCTGATGGAGCGGCATCCGATCGAGTTGATCGCCGATCTCGGCCCGACCACCTATGCAGGCGCCCACGGGCTGCTGCTGCGGCACGGCGTCCAGCCCGACAGCGAAGGCCTGCGGGTCGCGGTGGATCAGACGTCGGAGGACCAACGCGCACTGGCCGAGCGGGCGTTCGCGGGCCGGACGGATGTGACCTGGCTGGAGAGTTCGTTCACGCAGCTGTACGACCTATTTGCACAGGACCGGGCCGACGCCACCGTCTGGAACCTCGACGAGGTGCCGGGACAGCTGGCCGGAGAGGTGGACGTACTACCGCTCGACGATGAGACCACCGGCGATTTCTCCCCCCGGAATTCCAGCGCGGCGCTGATAGCCCGGAAGGAGGGCGGCGAGGCGTTGGCAGCGGTGAGTGGGGCGCTCGATCTGGAGGCCGTCACCAGCTTGCAGGGCGAGGTGCTGCGAGGAGAGCGCATGCCTGCCTACTGAGATTACTGAGATCGCCGGTCGGCCAAGGGGCCGGATCTGATCGGAGTCGGTTCAGGCAGCCGCCCTGCCAGGCCCGACGAAATCCGAGGTGCTGGGCGGACCGCGGCATCGGATCTGTTCGCGGGACCTGGCCTGACTGCGGCACCGGGACTAGCCGCGGCATCGGAGCCGATCGCCGGTGACGCCTCCGCGTTTCGCATGCAATCCGGAAAGACGAGACCTGCTTGTTGGCTACCAGGAGGGGAGGGACGGCCATGGAGGCCCTGCTCGCACGACGGATCCGGCTCTTCGTGGAGAGCGGTCAGGTACGGCCCGAGGTCGCCGCGTTCGTCCGGGTCGAACTGGACGCACTGGCCACCGAAGGGTGTGTGGTCACCGAGGACTCCGCGGGCATGCTCACCAGCCACCTGCTCATGGCATTGACCCGGCTGCAGAACGGCGAGCCGGTGGCGGAATTCCGCACCGACGGCCTGGCCGCCGCGGAGCTGGCGGAGCATCCCCGAGCCGTCCGGCGGGCCCGCGCCGTTTCCCTACGGGCCGAGCAGGCCCTCGGCGCCCCGCTCCCCGAGTCCGAGATCAAATTCCTGGCGATGCACTTCGCCCTACTGCGAAGGGACACACCATGACGACCATCCTCACCGGCGGGGTCGGCAAGACCGAGGTCGCGGACGCGGTACGGCGGCTGGCGCCGGCCGGCGTCGAGGCCGTGGTCAGCAACGACATGGACGCCGTGGCGCTGCTGCAAGCCGGCCGGGCCGACTACTTCCTGGGCACCTGCCAGACCGGAGCCGGTGCGTCATTGGGTGTCCTGGTCGGACTCATGGGTGCTGCCACCTGTCACACCTTCGGCCGCTCCGTCCCCTCGGTGGAAGAGATCGACACTTTGCTGGACCAGGGCAAGAGAGTGTTCGGCTTCGCCGTGGACCAGGTCGACGCGATCGTGCCCGCACTGGTTCTGGCCATAGCCACCCGAGCGTGACCGCGCCGGACCGCCCCTCGGGGTCCGGCAGGCCTCGGCCCCGCGAGCCGTACGTTCCGATGACATGCCAGGGCACAAAGGAGTGACCCGTGAGCAGCACCGTCCTCGCCGCGAGCACCGGTCTCGACTTCTCGCTCGCGCAGCAACTGACCGTCGTGGCGCTGTGCGCGCTGACCGCCTTCCTCGCGCACCTGGCACTGGCCGTCTTCAACGACGGCCTCCGGCCCTTCATGCTCGACTTCGTCCAGGGCCGTACGACCCGGAGCGCGACCACGGCGGTCTCCTTCGGACTCTCCGCCGGGTTCATCTTCGGGCTGGGCGCCCCGATGGCGCTCTCCTCCGGGACGCTCAACCCCTGGCTGCTGTTTCTGCCCACCGACATCCTGGGCCTCCTCGCGCCGAAGAAGTGGCTCGCGCCGGTGCTGGGCGGCGCGTGGGGCGGGGTGGTCGTGTTCGGCCTGAAAGGCGCCAACGACCTCGCGCACGATCTCCCGGTCGATTTCCTGACGGCCCTGCAGCAGATGGCGACGCCGATCCTCTTCCTCTTCACGCTGTTTCCGGTGCTGGCGATCACCAAGCAGTTCGGGAAGCTGCTCGGCGGACTGGCCGGTGTGGTGGAACTGGCACTGGTCGTGCTGACGATGAAGGTGTGGCCCGACGTGTTCGCGGGGGCGCCGGCCATGGCGGTCGGTGTGCTGCTCCTCATCGGCTGCGCGGTGGCCAGGGACGTACGGCAGCGCCGGGCGGCGGAGCGGGCCGCCGCGGGCGCGGTGCCGGCAGCAGGCGAAGAGGCCTCGACGGTCACATCCGGCAGGGCGCCGGGAGGCGTGGATCCGATGGCGTCGTTGTTCGGCGCCAGTGCGGCCCGGCTGCGCCGGCACCTGCCGTTGTTCATGGTGCTGGGTGCGGGGATCTGTCTGCTGTCCCAGCTGCATGTGTTCGGTGGCGGGGAGGCGACCAGCTTCCTGATCGCCAAGGGGCAGTACGCGGAAGCCGCGCAGGTCGACTTCTACCGTGCCCTCGGATTCATCCCGTTGATCGCCACCACC from Streptomyces albofaciens JCM 4342 encodes the following:
- a CDS encoding RNA-binding protein: MLEEALEHLVKGIVDNPDDVQVASRTLRRGRVLEVRVHPDDLGKVIGRNGRTARALRTVVGAIGGRGIRVDLVDVDQVR
- a CDS encoding DUF2620 family protein, encoding MTTILTGGVGKTEVADAVRRLAPAGVEAVVSNDMDAVALLQAGRADYFLGTCQTGAGASLGVLVGLMGAATCHTFGRSVPSVEEIDTLLDQGKRVFGFAVDQVDAIVPALVLAIATRA
- the trmD gene encoding tRNA (guanosine(37)-N1)-methyltransferase TrmD, with amino-acid sequence MRLDIVTIFPEYLEPLNVSLVGKARARGQLDVRIHDLRDWTHDKHNTVDDTPYGGGPGMVMKPEPWGEALDSVIDSQEGEPVIVVPTPSGRPFTQQLAVELSEKPWLVFTPARYEGIDRRVIEEYGDRVDVREVSIGDYVLAGGEAPVLVMVEAIARLLPGVLGNSASHQDDSFAPGAMADLLEGPVYTKPPEWRGRGIPEVLLSGHHGKIARWRRDEAFRRTDRNRPDLIERADPAAFDKKDRETLSILGWAEGTDGRFGRTRDAVEE
- a CDS encoding PRD domain-containing protein, which gives rise to MEALLARRIRLFVESGQVRPEVAAFVRVELDALATEGCVVTEDSAGMLTSHLLMALTRLQNGEPVAEFRTDGLAAAELAEHPRAVRRARAVSLRAEQALGAPLPESEIKFLAMHFALLRRDTP
- the lepB gene encoding signal peptidase I: MDTDAQLSERDRSPAPEQGPEQGSRSACFPERPSSEKEDEAGRPASEERTAQGTSPQEAASPRRAPRLRRLMSRPAAALAALWHRPVLLLAVCVAFVLLLSAFVVQPFLIPSSSMENTLRIGDRVLVNKLAYRFGGEPRRGDVIVFDGTGSFLQSEPSENPVTGLVRGAGAALGLAEPPATDYIKRVIGVGGDRVTCCDKRGRIKVNGEPVAEGYLYPGDAPSSDAFDIVVPEGKLWVMGDHRGRSRDSRDHLGEPGGGTVPVGKVIGRADWIAWPVGHWTALHRPRAFDGIPGPAGSHG
- a CDS encoding YhfT family protein; amino-acid sequence: MSSTVLAASTGLDFSLAQQLTVVALCALTAFLAHLALAVFNDGLRPFMLDFVQGRTTRSATTAVSFGLSAGFIFGLGAPMALSSGTLNPWLLFLPTDILGLLAPKKWLAPVLGGAWGGVVVFGLKGANDLAHDLPVDFLTALQQMATPILFLFTLFPVLAITKQFGKLLGGLAGVVELALVVLTMKVWPDVFAGAPAMAVGVLLLIGCAVARDVRQRRAAERAAAGAVPAAGEEASTVTSGRAPGGVDPMASLFGASAARLRRHLPLFMVLGAGICLLSQLHVFGGGEATSFLIAKGQYAEAAQVDFYRALGFIPLIATTALASGAYGIVGFTLVYPIGYLLPSPWPALVCGALVFAVEVLALSWIGKALGRLPSVRDSSQHLRGAIGDTLHLAILFGSLMAAHAMGGGLGILIAGGLYLLNEAMGRVVVRMAAAPAAVLVTGIVLNVLHWLHLFTPIKT
- the rpsP gene encoding 30S ribosomal protein S16 yields the protein MAVKIKLKRLGKIRAPHYRIIVADSRTRRDGRAIEEIGLYHPVQNPSRIEVDSERVQYWLGVGAQPTEPVLAILKVTGDWQKFKGLPAPAPMKVAEPKADKSALFEALAKDAGDEPKGEAITPKAKKADKKADEAEAESTSESTES
- the rplS gene encoding 50S ribosomal protein L19; this encodes MNLLDSVDSASLRSDIPAFRPGDTVNVHVRVIEGNRSRVQQFKGVVIRRQGAGVRETFTVRKVSFSVGVERTFPVHTPIVEKIELVTRGDVRRAKLYYLRELRGKAAKIKEKRDS
- the rimM gene encoding ribosome maturation factor RimM (Essential for efficient processing of 16S rRNA) — its product is MQLVVARIGRAHGIKGEVTVEVRTDEPELRLAPGAVLATDPPTAGPLTIETGRVHSGRLLLRFEGVRDRTGAEALRNTLLIAEVDPEEVPEDPEEFYDHQLIDLDVVTTDGTPVGRITEISHLPYQDLLIVRRPDGGEIMIPFVSEIVPEIDLAQQKAVVDPPAGLLDDSRAEVASARDAGEDV
- a CDS encoding methyltransferase domain-containing protein yields the protein MTPTLVRHHLRQSGSPGSYGSTAPADPCARARDWAEIQERMLVPLYEAVYDRMDVGTHTRLLGLGCGSGLALLIAAARGAQVCGVDLDEQRLDLARQRLAPDSAREARDDAMRATVLACGGPERAADPGGGSFNMVTAFHPVGCVSSIEGLTASLVTAAGLTEHGSPVVLGGWGPVERCATASVLRVAQRLADPLRTAGGWRPSGRDDLEELADRVGLRPDGSGRVACPFGYGDLPSAVRGLLSTGLFDAALEVTDQAQVEKELSEALHPHQRPDGTVWMPNVFRYLIART
- the yhfZ gene encoding GntR family transcriptional regulator YhfZ; this encodes MNSIDERFLTRNGHAARRLAALLINQPTEGEAARLPRVRDLAARLGVGNGTVQAALQLLEESGAIDTVARGHLGTFLVRSDRAILWRLAGLGTVLAAMPLPHSRRHEGLATGLRGAFEKTGAPFAITFMRGAATRVAALLEGKADLAVLSRFSADALMERHPIELIADLGPTTYAGAHGLLLRHGVQPDSEGLRVAVDQTSEDQRALAERAFAGRTDVTWLESSFTQLYDLFAQDRADATVWNLDEVPGQLAGEVDVLPLDDETTGDFSPRNSSAALIARKEGGEALAAVSGALDLEAVTSLQGEVLRGERMPAY